From the genome of Geminocystis herdmanii PCC 6308, one region includes:
- a CDS encoding tetratricopeptide repeat protein — MIISYEQLGLLWQNIHEYESSINIYQQGLNIEYNNLSILSNLAYCYLQDNQLSLAKKSLEKIIKLEPNPIQAYGELGYIYILENNLNLGIQLWQKMLKKFPFQEYLNWYNNLQIPSDNITLNTNLIRSLQNHQNQGEIALYIAHLLFNKKNIF, encoded by the coding sequence ATGATCATTTCTTATGAGCAATTAGGGTTATTATGGCAAAATATTCATGAATATGAAAGTTCCATAAATATTTATCAGCAAGGATTAAATATAGAGTATAATAACTTGAGTATTTTATCAAATTTAGCCTATTGTTATCTTCAAGATAATCAACTTTCTTTAGCCAAAAAATCCTTAGAAAAAATTATTAAACTTGAACCCAATCCGATACAAGCCTATGGAGAATTAGGATATATTTATATTCTCGAAAATAACCTAAATTTAGGAATACAACTATGGCAAAAAATGCTCAAAAAATTTCCTTTTCAAGAATATCTAAATTGGTATAATAATCTTCAAATACCATCAGACAATATCACTTTAAATACTAACTTAATTCGATCGTTACAAAATCATCAAAATCAAGGAGAAATTGCTTTATATATTGCTCATTTGTTATTTAATAAAAAAAATATCTTTTAG
- a CDS encoding ABC transporter ATP-binding protein, translated as MLSIKNLTKFYSKKEVLSNFNLEISYGEIYGLLGANGAGKTTTINIICGLLNYDSGEILINGQKLSKKSKSLLGVAPQENLLYSQLTCEENLRFFGQIYGLKGTQLKANIYDKLKAVNLLDKKDSIVSTLSGGMQRRLNIAIALIHNPKLLILDEPTTGLDIESRYEIWQLILKLKQEGITILLTTHFLEEAEKLCDRIGIMKEGKIIQEGTLNQLKQIIPAKELIVIKTLEEEKAIRQGKKQGFTYSYYQDELVFLTAEILDLSEIIKGFEGVNLTSITKKPINLEYIYLKLTKTQG; from the coding sequence ATGTTAAGTATTAAAAATTTGACTAAGTTTTACAGTAAAAAAGAGGTTTTAAGTAACTTTAATTTAGAGATTAGTTATGGAGAAATTTATGGCTTATTGGGGGCAAATGGAGCAGGAAAAACTACCACAATTAATATTATCTGTGGATTGTTAAATTATGATTCTGGAGAGATTTTAATTAATGGGCAAAAATTAAGTAAAAAATCTAAATCTTTATTAGGAGTTGCACCTCAAGAAAATTTACTTTATTCTCAACTTACCTGTGAAGAAAATTTAAGATTTTTTGGGCAAATTTATGGCTTAAAAGGCACTCAATTAAAAGCGAATATTTATGATAAACTAAAAGCCGTTAATTTATTAGACAAAAAAGATTCGATCGTATCGACATTAAGCGGAGGAATGCAAAGAAGATTAAATATAGCCATTGCCTTAATACACAACCCCAAATTATTAATTTTAGATGAGCCAACTACGGGATTGGATATAGAATCTAGGTATGAAATTTGGCAATTAATCTTAAAGTTAAAACAAGAAGGAATTACCATCTTATTAACAACTCATTTTCTCGAAGAAGCCGAAAAATTGTGCGATCGAATTGGTATCATGAAAGAAGGTAAAATCATCCAAGAAGGTACTTTAAACCAATTAAAACAAATCATTCCTGCTAAAGAATTAATTGTGATTAAAACCCTAGAAGAAGAAAAAGCCATTAGACAAGGAAAAAAACAAGGTTTTACTTATTCTTATTATCAAGATGAATTAGTCTTTTTAACAGCGGAAATATTAGATTTATCAGAAATAATCAAAGGTTTTGAGGGGGTAAATTTAACTTCTATCACCAAAAAACCCATTAACTTAGAATATATTTACCTCAAATTGACAAAAACCCAAGGTTAA
- a CDS encoding BaiN/RdsA family NAD(P)/FAD-dependent oxidoreductase: MINYSDVIIIGGGAAGFFGAINTAQHHKNFKITILEATPKVLGKVKISGGGRCNVTHHCFNPSDLIQNYPRGGKELRGAFSRFQPQDTINWFESRGVKLKTEDDGRIFPVTDDSQTIIDCLVKNAQQLGIKILTKTPVKDIQKSELGFNVILKSGEILTTKNLLIATGSNPLGYEWAKKLGHSIQPPVPSLFTFKINDIRIKDLAGVSVQNVHLQLDIKQKKKLEQSGALLITHWGISAPSVLKLSAWGARILHDHQYNLPLIINWLPAYNLDSIREELQQIKTTLTKQKVINYNQFNLPKRLWQSLVNYSLANSDKIWAEINKKEMDKLSIELTKGNYLIQGKGMFKDEFVTCGGVTLKEVDFKTMMSKICPNLYFAGEVLDIDGITGGFNFQNAWTTGYIAGKGIS, translated from the coding sequence ATGATTAATTACTCAGATGTTATCATTATCGGCGGTGGCGCTGCTGGTTTCTTTGGGGCGATAAATACCGCCCAACACCATAAAAATTTTAAAATTACCATCCTAGAAGCCACACCAAAAGTGTTAGGAAAAGTCAAAATTTCTGGAGGAGGTAGATGTAACGTTACCCATCATTGCTTTAATCCCAGTGACTTAATTCAGAATTATCCTCGTGGTGGAAAAGAATTAAGAGGTGCTTTTTCTCGTTTTCAACCTCAAGATACGATTAATTGGTTTGAAAGTAGAGGAGTTAAATTAAAAACCGAAGATGATGGGAGAATTTTTCCCGTTACCGATGACTCTCAAACTATTATCGATTGTTTAGTCAAAAATGCTCAACAATTAGGTATCAAAATATTAACTAAAACTCCCGTAAAAGATATTCAAAAATCAGAATTAGGCTTTAATGTGATACTTAAATCAGGAGAAATATTAACCACAAAAAATCTTTTAATTGCCACAGGAAGCAACCCTTTAGGATATGAATGGGCGAAGAAATTAGGGCATTCTATTCAACCTCCTGTACCTTCTTTATTTACTTTTAAAATTAATGATATAAGAATTAAAGATTTGGCAGGTGTTAGTGTCCAAAATGTACATCTACAACTAGATATTAAACAAAAGAAAAAACTCGAACAATCAGGGGCATTATTAATTACTCATTGGGGTATAAGCGCTCCTTCAGTGTTAAAATTGTCAGCTTGGGGAGCGAGAATTTTACATGATCATCAATATAATTTACCTTTAATTATTAATTGGCTTCCTGCCTACAATTTAGACTCTATAAGAGAAGAATTACAGCAAATAAAAACTACTCTTACTAAACAAAAAGTTATTAATTATAATCAGTTTAATTTACCTAAAAGACTCTGGCAAAGTTTAGTTAATTATAGTTTAGCTAATAGTGATAAAATTTGGGCTGAAATTAATAAAAAAGAAATGGATAAATTATCGATCGAACTCACAAAAGGAAATTATTTAATTCAAGGAAAAGGGATGTTTAAAGATGAATTTGTTACTTGTGGTGGGGTAACATTAAAAGAGGTGGACTTTAAAACGATGATGAGTAAAATTTGTCCTAATTTATATTTTGCTGGAGAAGTTTTAGATATTGATGGTATCACGGGAGGATTCAATTTTCAAAATGCTTGGACAACTGGATATATAGCAGGAAAGGGAATTAGCTAA
- a CDS encoding pentapeptide repeat-containing protein, producing the protein MANQTHLENITSLSAAEWNTWRQENPHIVPDLRGADLSGLNLSHFNLKETNLIEVDLSQATLIETNLSKANLMKANLTRSYGRDANVSLANLQDANFYGGYFTGSDFSRSC; encoded by the coding sequence ATGGCAAATCAAACACACTTAGAAAATATTACGTCATTATCAGCTGCGGAGTGGAATACTTGGAGACAAGAAAATCCTCATATTGTACCTGATTTAAGAGGTGCGGATTTAAGTGGTTTAAATTTGAGTCATTTCAACCTTAAAGAAACGAATTTAATCGAAGTTGATTTGAGTCAAGCGACTTTGATTGAAACTAATTTATCGAAAGCTAATTTGATGAAAGCTAATTTGACAAGAAGTTATGGTAGAGATGCCAACGTTAGTTTAGCTAATTTGCAGGATGCTAACTTTTATGGTGGTTACTTTACGGGTTCTGATTTTAGCAGATCATGT
- the lipA gene encoding lipoyl synthase: protein MTTLNTVTVKPNWLRVKAPQIQRVGSVKDILRDLNLNTVCEEASCPNIGECFNAGTATFLIMGPACTRACPYCDIDFDKTPRGLDDTEPLRLAEAVNRLKLNHVVITSVNRDDLPDGGASQFVACIQEIRKISSHTSIEVLIPDLCGNWEALGVIIQAQPEVLNHNTETVKRLYRKVRPQGEYDRSLMLLQKTRELSPKIYTKSGIMVGLGETDTEVKQVMKDLRAVDCNIMTIGQYLQPSPNHLAVKEFITPAQFDSWREYGENLGFVQVVSSPLTRSSYHAEEVRKLMEKGK, encoded by the coding sequence AAGGGTAAAAGCACCCCAAATTCAAAGAGTGGGAAGTGTGAAAGATATTTTAAGAGATTTAAACTTAAATACCGTGTGCGAGGAGGCTTCTTGTCCTAATATTGGGGAATGTTTTAACGCTGGTACTGCTACATTTTTAATTATGGGTCCAGCTTGTACTCGTGCTTGTCCTTATTGTGACATCGATTTTGATAAAACACCAAGAGGACTTGATGATACAGAGCCATTACGATTAGCCGAAGCAGTAAACAGACTCAAATTAAATCATGTTGTGATCACTTCTGTCAATCGAGATGATTTACCTGACGGTGGTGCGAGTCAATTTGTGGCTTGTATTCAAGAAATTCGTAAGATTTCTTCTCATACTTCGATCGAAGTCTTAATTCCCGATTTATGCGGAAACTGGGAAGCCTTAGGGGTTATTATACAAGCTCAACCAGAGGTTTTAAACCACAATACGGAAACCGTAAAAAGATTATATCGAAAAGTGCGCCCCCAAGGAGAGTACGATCGATCTCTAATGTTGCTCCAAAAAACTAGAGAATTATCCCCTAAAATCTATACAAAATCAGGGATTATGGTAGGTTTAGGAGAAACTGACACAGAAGTAAAACAAGTAATGAAAGACTTACGCGCCGTTGACTGTAATATTATGACGATCGGACAATACCTACAACCTTCCCCCAATCATTTAGCCGTGAAAGAATTTATCACTCCTGCCCAATTTGATTCGTGGCGTGAATACGGAGAAAATTTAGGATTTGTACAAGTAGTTTCATCACCTCTCACTCGTAGTTCTTACCATGCCGAAGAAGTCAGGAAATTAATGGAAAAAGGGAAATAG